One stretch of Armigeres subalbatus isolate Guangzhou_Male chromosome 2, GZ_Asu_2, whole genome shotgun sequence DNA includes these proteins:
- the LOC134211479 gene encoding laminin subunit alpha: protein MGGSGVRLAAAALLLSATIATVQSELTPPYFNLAEGRKISASATCGVDTDGPELYCKLVGANTENEQQNHFQYQVIQGQVCDFCDLSIPDKTHPAEYAIDGTENWWQSPPLSRGMKYNEVNLTIDFGQEFHVAYLFIRMGNSPRPGLWTLEKSMDYGSTWQPWQHFSDSPADCETYFGRDSLRPIMHDNDVICTTEYSKIVPLENGEIPVMLLNNRPSANNYFNSTALQEWTRATNVRIRLLRTKNLLGHLMSVARQDPTVTRRYFYSIKDISIGGRCMCNGHANTCNVLDHRSPTRILACQCQHNTCGIQCADCCPGFEQKKWRQNTNARPFQCEPCNCHGHANECVYSEEIDEKQLSLDIHGNYEGGGVCQNCQDNTEGINCNKCKSKFYRPYGKHWNETDVCHPCNCDHFFSTGNCEEETGRCECRPEFNPPNCDSCSYGHFGYPNCRPCECNLNGTIGYHCEAVNGECPCKPNFGGAHCKQCANGYYDFPDCEPCGCNEVGSVSDVCDFGSGQCQCKPNFAGQHCEKCKAGFYNYPSCSYCNCDNRGTLDEVCDASNGQCLCREGYGGPRCDQCIPGYYNYPDCVPCNCSGAGSVSTVCDITGKCSCLPNFSGRQCTMCLPGYYQYPECLPCNCDFHGSIGLSCNNEGQCQCAYNFDGKTCNQCKESFYNFPSCEECNCDPAGVIAKFAGCGSVPAGELCQCKERVHGRICDKCRPLYWNLNASNPHGCEDCECFIDGTIGALDTCDTKSGQCACKPSVTGRQCSECKDGTFDLFGASLFGCKDCGCDIGGSANNVCNKETGQCKCHPRITGRTCTYPLTTHYFPTLYQFQYEYEDGYTPSGAQVRYQFHEDVFPEFSKRGYAVFSALQNEVINEVVIHKSSVYRLVIRFKNPTSEPVVAQILITPDNPTELEQKAKVLFKPTTYPEFVTVSGAKGEIPSPVVLDPGRYTIDIKTDKNVFLDYFVLLPAAYYEASILTKKIENPCEFTDLELCRHFKYPNVIEFNPQVEAHIVEGDDSFKPGEYFKDYEHLDVIKEENLPLLTVDQNELSYALDVPRPGRYVLVVDYITNRNYPEISVLQINQIGDSEQDGTVTAYPCTYTTVCRQPVIDKESREKVFYIDPNNRKPITVSSQEPNSAVAIKSVTAIPYEEWSTDYISPNPVCIMEKGKCVVTTYRTAPDSKKIEFESDNDNRIAETNPRDLSDNSTKLIYLDSDEPALNVKTKVLHPDRYVIIVKFYQPNHPAFNVQYRIETERQNYDGKLPLRHCPANSGCREVLKHETGYIWFDLEDTFDFTLLSTATKGVWLDYILLVPADQFHEDLLEEETYDQTKDFIQKCGQDHFHIQLNASDFCKEAVFSLTADYNTGALPCNCDYYGSNSFECEQFGGQCQCKPYIIGRQCEACKTGYYGFPDCKPCDCPSTALCQKDTGECICPDRVTGEKCDQCMPYTFGYDQIIGCEECNCHPLGVDNNNLQCDLESGVCNCKSNVVGRSCDHCQFGFFNFPYCEPCKCDIRGTTFEICDQNDETCFCKKNVHGRECNQCVDGTYNLQASNPEGCTKCFCFGHTSVCETAFLRPFNVSMMKDVSLNTIKLSGVKPQISPWIVHGEIMINETTAEVALSDVDNEELLSGLAYFGMLDHLLDLNSHITAYGGYLTYKIFYTNGLFGSSLIGPDIVLEGKNMIVTHQSIEQPASNTLFNGRVQMVETNFQTALGGSVSREQFMVLLRDLKAIYVRASYWENGLSTVISDVSLTMAHDDPGNYDMYEELSVERCSCPPGYTGLSCEDCAPGYYRDPEGPYGGYCIPCQCNGHAETCDCNTGICSECQHYTTGEHCEMCVEGYYGNATRGSPNDCMICACPLPIDSNNFATTCEVSEDGYEIFCECKPGYTGEKCQSCAPGFFGQPEVEGEVCRPCDCSGNINPEEPGSCDSVSGECLLCLNNTFGRACNLCAPGFYGDAINLKDCQSCICDSVGTEHCDNFIGTCNCFPNVIGEKCDRCEDDHYGFESGRGCSACDCGVASNSTQCDDHTGKCACKPGVTGRQCDRCEPGYWNYTEDGCLPCSCNTDYSRGLGCNAQTGQCECLSGVVGEKCDSCPYRWVLIPDTGCQECDGCHHALLDVTDELKKTIDPVLQDIETVADDYYTSQKLKYFDDLVDEIEPAVRKLDPHGVNLNPSRHQVESLEMDVKNLDRRIQYADQNVNDLSSKSDNLLKGSSDILDSCRFVNINTRNTISEVEKLAENLGKSEVHKLEQAHAEALNYLQLIKHYSTTPAGLNVQLGNATDLLAKVEEFSLPVQSQQERLNDLMYSIGKFDVKLEDLYNWSLKIEEESRATANLNNKNNGALDSKFETVDAQHKEAKDNIENAKKLLDDSAKISLDIYTTHTELDNTNSELKQLNSKVDKELPENDREYQELVPQIDKAKDYATELKDEASRLTADYSNVTANSETALKAATAYSKIADAVNGAKLNADQADLLAQNATDLTKGVDERAGESDSDSRDLLNDATKSLLSLQSDLEPHINKSVATVDHIKKSNQDSDDVLYSINQSLDGIPEESHTHSWENARDQAIEAQEDSHNAIKILDPIITELPRSSYLAEQLPKEIDRTNKSIQLAASQIDQYKNMIPKVSMMVDEVEQKQDMIDSMVSDIGDRLESLKKQIASARSMANSIKYGMTFHPNTTLEVKPPEVLSQMASNSTVSAYFRTNKPEGFLLYLGNEVKPDAKKSSRDDYMALEIENGYPVLSIDLGNDPEKVINPKYVADGKWYQAIIDRSGNDVKLTIREELENGTEMIHPKEQTLPGAYNVFNVDQNSKLFVGGYPPEYNMPNDVKSGGFDGDLQELQIGGEHVGLWNFEQAQNIQGGKDRDKLIDEDKPTTGFRFGGNGYVMVDAKSYSFKHRSHIQFRFKATQDSQDGLLFYAGRNRHFISIEMKDGRIVFQFKLGQHAEIVTIGSGHGFNDDAWHSVSAERDGAIGKLTVDGNVVYQESSSVQADRNVEPLKISESMFFGGYPGKINHSEVTTKGFDGCIDDVYILGTKVDLSINQKALDIRPGCPMKFSSLLSFPPHQFGYVSQPGVASANGLQVNIKFKTRQAHGVLFYTANDDQSATFGLALEDGALVLRSSKKEIHTRNKRYDDGEWHAVTATQENYRWSLIVDDSDPFVSDEEPPVLDIVSGEIYFGGLPKNFVTPRDAIATSAYFWGCIRDVTVNGQIVNFANLKDKKSAVLDQCSKAIFAVGPSEVPLYYPDGGSEPVVFTSRFDPDERKPEDRENEIVAETTDTWEDKEELPEVPATTTTPVTTTTTTTTTTTTTKRPRPPPEKPEPTCKLPIVPDQDVDFDAGYRFGTGPFSHIEFNEIPQKIKKQYEFSLSFKTEFSEGVLFYAADSRHTDFIALYLREGKVFHSFNCGSGSANISSERRYDDNEWHTVHFSRFHNKGKLVVDSEDEVHGESAGNTRTMQVQAPFFIGGVSGGEHYEDVALNLKIDKNILERDQFVGCIMDIQAFNRPLGTPSNITQTIPCSTQIETGMFFGKGGGFVKLREKFKVGTELTVSMDIKPRATTGLLMSVHGKRAFFVLELINGNISLTVNNGDEPFTAMYIPDPSENLCDGQWRTITAIKSFYVITIKVNDVSSNPAIGDARSGSTDTTRPLFLGGHPHLQRIRGLSVREPYQGCIRNVVIRNQQEQITPKMTVGNVQTGVCPVI, encoded by the exons ATGGGTGGTAGTGGAGTTCGCCTAGCGGCGGCTGCTCTGTTGCTATCGGCGACGATAGCAACGGTTCAGTCGGAACTCACGCCACCGTACTTCAATCTTGCCGAGGGTCGCAAGATCAGTGCATCGGCCACTTGCGGTGTGGACACCGATGGTCCCGAGCTGTACTGCAAACTGGTCGGAGCCAACACCGAAAACGAACAGCAGAACCATTTCCAGTACCAGGTTATCCAGGGACAG GTTTGTGACTTTTGTGATCTTAGCATCCCGGACAAGACGCACCCTGCCGAATATGCCATTGATGGAACGGAAAACTGGTGGCAAAGCCCACCGCTATCGCGAGGCATGAAGTACAACGAGGTCAACTTGACCATTGACTTTGGACAG GAATTCCACGTAGCGTACTTGTTCATCCGTATGGGCAATTCTCCCCGTCCCGGACTGTGGACACTGGAAAAGTCGATGGATTACGGTAGCACGTGGCAACCGTGGCAGCATTTTTCCGATTCGCCCGCCGATTGCGAAACCTATTTCGGACGTGACAGCCTGCGACCGATCATGCACGATAACGATGTGATCTGTACGACCGAATACTCGAAGATTGTTCCACTGGAGAATGGTGAG ATCCCAGTGATGCTGTTGAACAACCGCCCTTCGGCCAACAACTATTTCAACTCGACTGCACTCCAGGAGTGGACCCGTGCCACTAACGTACGAATTCGGTTGCTGCGTACAAAGAACCTTTTGGGTCATCTGATGTCCGTCGCACGTCAGGATCCTACCGTTACAAGAAGA TACTTCTACTCGATCAAGGATATCTCGATCGGAGGTCGTTGTATGTGTAACGGTCACGCCAATACTTGCAATGTCTTGGATCATCGTTCGCCGACCCGAATTTTGGCATGTCAGTGTCAGCACAATACGTGCGGTATTCAATGCGCAGATTGTTGCCCGGGATTCGAGCAGAAGAAGTGGCGTCAGAACACGAACGCCCGACCATTCCAGTGTGAAC CCTGCAACTGTCACGGCCATGCGAATGAATGTGTCTACTCGGAAGAAATTGACGAGAAGCAACTCTCGTTGGACATCCACGGCAACTACGAAGGAGGTGGCGTCTGTCAGAATTGTCAGGACAACACCGAAGGTATCAACTGTAACAAGTGTAAGAGCAAGTTTTATCGCCCGTACGGAAAGCATTGGAACGAAACGGACGTTTGCCACC CCTGTAACTGCGACCACTTCTTCTCCACCGGTAATTGCGAGGAGGAAACCGGTCGTTGTGAGTGCCGTCCGGAGTTCAACCCACCGAATTGTGATTCCTGCTCGTATGGGCACTTTGGATACCCGAATTGTCGACCTTGCGAGTGTAACTTGAACGGAACCATTGGATACCACTGCGAAGCCGTCAATGGAGAGTGCCCGTGCAAGCCAAACTTTGGAGGTGCCCATTGCAAACAGTGCGCCAACGGATACTATGACTTCCCGGATTGTGAAC CTTGTGGTTGCAACGAAGTAGGATCGGTTAGTGATGTATGCGACTTTGGATCTGGACAGTGTCAGTGTAAACCGAACTTCGCCGGACAACATTGCGAAAAATGCAAGGCTGGATTCTACAATTACCCATCTTGTTCAT ATTGTAACTGCGACAACCGTGGAACATTGGACGAGGTTTGCGACGCAAGTAATGGGCAGTGTCTGTGTCGCGAGGGCTATGGAGGACCTCGGTGTGACCAGTGTATTCCCGGATACTATAACTACCCGGATTGTGTCCCATGCAACTGTTCTGGAGCAGGAAGTGTATCTACCGTTTGTGATATTACTGGAAAGTGTTCATGTCTACCGAACTTTTCCGGAAGACAGTGTACTATGTGTCTTCCAGGGTATTATCAATATCCGGAATGTTTGCCATGTAATTGCGATTTCCATGGATCTATTGGTTTATCTTGTAACAATGAAGGACAATGTCAATGTGCGTATAACTTCGACGGAAAGACTTGTAACCAGTGTAAAGAGAGTTTCTACAACTTCCCCTCTTGTGAAGAATGTAACTGCGATCCAGCTGGGGTTATTGCTAAGTTTGCTGGATGCGGATCGGTTCCGGCCGGAGAACTTTGTCAATGCAAGGAGAGAGTTCATGGCAGAATTTGCGATAAATGTAGACCGTTGTATTGGAATTTGAATGCCAGTAATCCACACGGGTGTGAGGACTGTGAGTGTTTCATCGACGGAACAATTGGTGCTTTGGACACGTGTGACACTAAATCTGGTCAATGCGCTTGCAAACCTTCGGTGACAGGTCGTCAGTGTTCGGAATGTAAGGATGGAACATTTGACCTATTCGGTGCCAGTTTGTTCGGATGCAAGGATTGTGGTTGCGATATTGGTGGTTCCGCAAATAACGTCTGTAACAAGGAAACGGGTCAATGCAAATGTCACCCCAGGATTACCGGCCGAACTTGTACCTATCCACTGACAACTCATTATTTCCCGACATTGTACCAGTTCCAATACGAGTATGAAGACGGATACACCCCATCAGGAGCTCAAGTCCGATACCAATTTCATGAGGACGTTTTCCCAGAATTCAGTAAACGAGGCTACGCAGTATTTTCCGCCTTACAAAACGAGGTCATCAATGAAGTTGTGATTCATAAATCGTCCGTATATCGCCTAGTTATTCGCTTCAAAAATCCCACCTCAGAACCAGTAGTTGCTCAGATTTTGATTACTCCGGATAACCCCACGGAACTTGAACAGAAGGCTAAAGTTCTTTTCAAACCAACTACATATCCCGAATTCGTTACAGTATCCGGAGCTAAAGGAGAAATCCCCTCTCCAGTTGTGTTGGATCCAGGTCGGTACACTATCGACATCAAAACCGACAAGAACGTCTTTCTCGACTATTTTGTACTCCTTCCTGCTGCATACTACGAGGCttcaattttgaccaaaaagATTGAGAACCCTTGCGAGTTCACCGACTTGGAGTTATGCCGCCACTTCAAGTATCCCAATGTTATTGAATTCAATCCTCAAGTGGAAGCTCATATTGTGGAAGGCGATGATTCGTTCAAACCAGGAGAGTACTTCAAAGACTATGAACATCTGGACGTCATCAAGGAAGAAAACCTGCCTCTACTAACCGTCGATCAGAATGAGCTAAGCTATGCACTGGATGTTCCGCGACCAGGCCGTTACGTTCTCGTTGTGGACTACATCACGAATCGCAACTATCCGGAAATCTCTGTACTTCAGATCAATCAAATCGGAGACTCGGAACAAGATGGTACAGTCACCGCATATCCTTGCACATATACAACGGTTTGCCGTCAACCGGTGATCGATAAGGAATCCCGCGAAAAGGTATTCTACATTGATCCAAACAACCGCAAGCCCATTACCGTTTCCAGCCAAGAACCTAACAGTGCAGTAGCTATCAAATCTGTTACCGCTATTCCCTATGAAGAATGGTCCACTGACTACATCAGTCCCAACCCGGTTTGCATCATGGAGAAGGGTAAATGTGTAGTAACTACCTACCGCACTGCTCCGGACTCGAAGAAGATTGAGTTTGAATCAGACAACGATAACCGCATTGCCGAAACCAATCCCCGCGATCTTTCGGACAACTCCACCAAATTGATTTATCTGGACTCGGATGAGCCTGCCCTGAATGTCAAAACTAAGGTTTTGCATCCCGACCGTTATGTGATCATCGTGAAGTTCTACCAACCGAATCATCCGGCTTTCAACGTTCAGTACCGAATCGAGACCGAGCGACAAAATTACGATGGTAAACTACCGCTGAGGCATTGTCCCGCTAATTCGGGCTGTCGTGAGGTGCTGAAACATGAAACAGGTTACATCTGGTTTGATTTGGAGGATACGTTTGACTTCACACTGTTGAGTACTGCTACGAAGGGAGTTTGGCTGGATTACATTCTGTTGGTCCCGGCTGATCAATTCCACGAAGATCTTCTGGAAGAGGAAACCTACGACCAAACTAAGGATTTCATCCAGAAATGCGGTCAGGATCATTTCCACATTCAACTAAATGCAAGTGATTTCTGCAAGGAAGCGGTATTTTCGTTGACGGCGGACTACAACACTGGAGCCCTGCCTTGTAATTGTGATTACTACGGATCGAACAGTTTTGAGTGTGAGCAATTCGGAGGCCAATGTCAGTGCAAACCGTACATTATCGGACGTCAATGCGAAGCCTGTAAGACTGGTTACTACGGATTCCCTGATTGTAAGCCCTGTGATTGTCCTTCAACGGCACTTTGCCAGAAGGACACCGGAGAGTGTATTTGTCCGGATCGGGTGACCGGTGAAAAATGCGATCAATGTATGCCTTATACGTTCGGTTACGATCAAATTATTGGCTGCGAGGAATGCAACTGCCATCCATTGGGCGTGGACAACAACAATCTTCAGTGCGATTTGGAGAGCGGCGTGTGCAACTGTAAGTCTAATGTGGTTGGACGATCGTGTGACCATTGTCAGTTTGGTTTCTTCAATTTCCCGTATTGTGAACCTTGCAAGTGCGATATCCGAGGCACCACCTTCGAGATCTGCGATCAGAATGACGAAACGTGTTTCTGTAAGAAGAATGTCCACGGAAGGGAGTGTAATCAGTGTGTGGATGGAACCTACAACTTGCAAGCTTCCAATCCCGAGGGTTGCACCAAGTGCTTCTGCTTCGGACATACTTCCGTGTGTGAGACGGCCTTCCTTAGACCATTCAATGTCAGTATGATGAAGGATGTATCATTGAACACAATTAAATTGTCAGGTGTGAAACCGCAAATATCCCCTTGGATTGTGCACGGTGAAATTATGATCAACGAAACAACTGCTGAAGTGGCTTTAAGTGACGTAGACAACGAAGAACTTCTGTCCGGCTTAGCTTACTTTGGAATGTTAGATCACCTGCTGGACTTGAACAGTCATATCACTGCCTACGGTGGATATCTAACATATAAAATCTTCTACACTAATGGTTTATTTGGTTCGTCGCTAATTGGTCCTGACATCGTCCTGGAAGGTAAGAACATGATCGTAACGCATCAAAGTATTGAACAGCCAGCGTCAAATACGTTGTTCAATGGGCGAGTTCAAATGGTGGAGACAAATTTCCAAACTGCTCTGGGAGGTTCCGTATCCCGCGAACAATTTATGGTGCTCTTGAGAGATCTTAAGGCCATCTATGTCCGTGCCTCATATTGGGAGAACGGTCTGTCAACGGTTATTTCGGATGTGAGTTTGACGATGGCGCATGACGATCCTGGAAATTACGACATGTATGAGGAACTATCTGTAGAACGGTGCTCATGTCCTCCTGGATACACCGGATTGTCTTGCGAAGACTGCGCCCCAGGATACTACCGTGACCCAGAAGGACCGTATGGAGGCTACTGCATCCCCTGTCAGTGCAACGGGCATGCTGAAACTTGCGATTGTAACACGGGTATCTGTAGCGAATGTCAACACTACACTACAGGCGAGCACTGCGAGATGTGCGTCGAAGGATACTATGGCAATGCCACTCGTGGTTCTCCGAATGATTGCATGATATGCGCCTGTCCGCTCCCAATTGATTCGAACAATTTTGCTACCACTTGTGAAGTTTCCGAAGACGGCTATGAAATCTTCTGCGAATGTAAACCCGGCTATACGGGAGAAAAGTGTCAAAGTTGTGCTCCTGGATTCTTCGGTCAGCCGGAAGTGGAAGGCGAAGTTTGCAGACCATGtgattgttccggaaacatcaACCCTGAAGAACCTGGTTCATGTGATTCTGTATCTGGTGAATGTTTGCTATGTTTGAACAATACGTTCGGACGAGCCTGCAATCTTTGTGCACCTGGGTTCTACGGAGACGCTATAAATCTGAAAGACTGCCAGAGCTGTATTTGCGATTCTGTAGGAACTGAACATTGTGACAATTTCATAGGAACTTGTAACTGCTTCCCGAACGTGATCGGTGAAAAGTGCGATCGCTGCGAAGACGATCACTATGGGTTTGAGTCCGGCCGTGGCTGTTCAGCGTGTGATTGTGGAGTCGCATCGAATAGCACCCAATGCGATGACCATACTGGAAAATGTGCCTGCAAACCTGGTGTCACGGGGAGACAATGCGATCGTTGCGAGCCTGGCTACTGGAACTACACCGAGGATGGATGTCTGCCGTGTTCTTGTAATACCGATTACTCCAGAGGCTTGGGATGTAACGCTCAGACAGGACAGTGCGAATGTTTGTCTGGAGTTGTTGGAGAGAAGTGTGACTCCTGCCCGTACCGTTGGGTATTGATTCCTGACACCGGATGCCAAGAGTGTGATGGATGTCACCATGCTTTGTTGGACGTGACAGATGAGCTGAAGAAAACTATCGACCCGGTATTACAAGACATTGAAACAGTTGCTGATGACTATTACACCTCACAGAAGTTGAAATACTTTGACGATTTGGTGGATGAAATCGAACCGGCTGTCCGCAAACTGGATCCACATGGAGTCAATCTGAATCCATCCAGACATCAAGTGGAATCGTTGGAAATGGACGTTAAGAATCTTGATCGTCGCATCCAATATGCTGATCAAAACGTGAATGACCTCTCTTCTAAGAGCgataaccttttgaaaggatctTCGGATATTTTGGATTCCTGCCGATTTGTGAACATCAATACTCGCAATACAATCTCGGAAGTGGAGAAATTGGCTGAAAATTTGGGCAAGTCGGAAGTTCATAAACTGGAGCAAGCTCATGCAGAAGCTCTCAATTATCTTCAACTAATCAAGCATTATTCCACCACTCCTGCTGGCCTTAATGTTCAACTGGGAAATGCCACAGATTTGCTGGCAAAGGTAGAAGAATTTTCACTCCCCGTTCAAAGCCAACAGGAAAGACTCAACGATCTCATGTACAGCATTGGAAAGTTTGATGTGAAGCTAGAGGATTTGTATAACTGGAGCCTGAAAATCGAGGAAGAAAGTCGTGCCACAGCCAATttgaataacaaaaataatggtGCGTTGGATTCGAAGTTTGAAACTGTTGACGCTCAGCACAAGGAGGCAAAGGACAACATCGAGAATGCAAAGAAACTTTTGGACGATTCTGCCAAGATCAGCCTTGATATCTACACAACCCACACAGAGTTGGACAATACCAATTCAGAGCTGAAGCAGCTCAACAGCAAGGTAGATAAGGAGTTACCCGAAAACGATAGAGAATATCAGGAACTTGTCCCACAGATAGATAAGGCTAAGGACTATGCCACAGAATTGAAGGATGAAGCGTCTCGATTAACGGCCGATTATTCCAATGTTACGGCCAATTCAGAGACGGCGTTGAAGGCTGCCACTGCGTACTCCAAAATTGCTGATGCAGTCAACGGAGCCAAACTGAATGCAGATCAAGCAGACCTATTAGCCCAGAATGCAACGGATTTGACGAAAGGAGTCGATGAGCGTGCCGGAGAGTCAGACAGTGATTCACGCGACCTGCTCAATGATGCTACCAAGTCCCTGCTCTCTCTGCAGTCTGATTTGGAACCTCACATCAATAAGTCCGTCGCAACAGTAGACCATATCAAGAAGTCCAATCAGGACAGTGATGATGTTTTATACTCGATCAATCAGTCTCTCGATGGCATTCCGGAAGAATCTCACACGCATAGCTGGGAGAATGCCCGAGACCAGGCTATTGAAGCCCAAGAAGATTCACACAATGCTATCAAAATACTTGATCCAATCATAACCGAACTACCAAGAAGTTCGTATCTGGCTgaacaacttccgaaggaaatcgaTCGGACAAATAAAAGCATTCAGTTGGCTGCAAGTCAGATCGATCAGTACAAAAACATGATCCCGAAGGTGTCAATGATGGTAGATGAAGTGGAACAGAAGCAAGACATGATCGATTCGATGGTCAGTGACATTGGCGATCGTTTGGAATCACTGAAGAAACAAATCGCCAGTGCGAGATCCATGGCCAACAGCATCAAGTATGGTATGACGTTCCATCCGAACACAACTTTGGAAGTGaagcctccggaagttctgtcCCAGATGGCTTCAAACTCAACCGTATCGGCTTACTTCAGAACAAACAAACCGGAAGGTTTCCTCTTATATCTAGGTAACGAGGTGAAGCCGGATGCAAAGAAGAGTTCACGAGATGATTACATGGCCCTGGAAATTGAGAATGGTTATCCTGTGCTGTCGATCGACCTGGGTAACGACCCGGAGAAGGTAATCAATCCGAAATATGTTGCGGATGGAAAATGGTATCAGGCCATTATTGACAGAAGCGGAAACGATGTGAAACTGACGATCCGCGAGGAACTGGAGAATGGCACAGAAATGATTCATCCTAAAGAGCAGACTCTACCAGGTGCTTACAATGTGTTCAACGTTGATCAAAACAGTAAGCTCTTCGTTGGAGGTTATCCACCGGAGTATAATATGCCTAACGATGTGAAGTCAGGTGGTTTTGATGGAGACCTTCAAGAGTTACAGATTGGTGGCGAACACGTCGGATTGTGGAACTTTGAGCAAGCGCAGAACATTCAAGGTGGAAAAGACAGAGATAAGCTGATAGATGAGGACAAACCAACTACAGGATTCCGATTTGGTGGCAACGGATACGTGATGGTGGACGCCAAATCGTATTCATTCAAGCATCGGTCACACATCCAGTTCCGGTTTAAGGCAACTCAAGATTCGCAGGATGGCTTACTCTTCTACGCTGGCAGAAATCGACACTTTATTTCAATCGAGATGAAGGATGGACGAATTGTGTTCCAGTTTAAGCTTGGTCAACACGCGGAGATTGTTACAATCGGTTCTGGTCACGGCTTTAATGACGATGCTTGGCATTCTGTTTCGGCAGAACGGGATGGCGCTATTGGCAAGCTAACAGTAGACGGAAATGTTGTTTACCAGGAGTCATCCAGCGTTCAGGCGGATAGAAATGTAGAACCGTTGAAGATATCCGAATCTATGTTCTTCGGAGGATACCCAGGCAAGATCAATCACTCGGAAGTGACAACAAAAGGCTTCGATGGTTGTATCGACGATGTTTATATCCTGGGAACTAAGGTGGATTTGAGCATCAATCAGAAGGCTTTGGATATACGTCCAGGATGTCCAATGAAATTCTCATCGCTGTTGTCCTTCCCGCCGCATCAGTTTGGATACGTTAGCCAACCGGGAGTTGCATCAGCCAACGGTCTTCAAGTCAACATCAAGTTCAAGACACGCCAGGCTCATGGAGTATTGTTCTACACAGCGAACGACGACCAAAGCGCTACATTCGGATTGGCTCTGGAGGATGGCGCGTTGGTGCTGAGAAGTTCTAAGAAGGAGATTCACACAAGAAACAAACGTTACGATGATGGTGAATGGCATGCAGTAACCGCAACCCAAGAGAACTACCGTTGGTCATTGATCGTTGATGACAGCGATCCATTTGTCTCCGATGAAGAACCTCCAGTATTGGATATCGTAAGTGGAGAGATTTACTTCGGAGGTCTGCCAAAGAATTTTGTTACACCTAGAGACGCTATCGCTACTTCGGCATACTTCTGGGGATGCATTCGAGATGTGACCGTCAACGGACAGATAGTGAACTTTGCAAACCTGAAGGACAAGAAATCCGCAGTTCTTGATCAATGCTCAAAGGCTATCTTTGCTGTCGGTCCAAGTGAGGTGCCTCTCTATTATCCTGATGGTGGAAGTGAGCCAGTAGTGTTCACATCCAGGTTTGACCCAGATGAACGGAAACCGGAAGATAGAGAAAACGAAATTGTTGCTGAAACTACAGATACTTGGGAAGATAAGGAAGAACTGCCAGAAGTACCTGCCACAACTACGACTCCAGTAACTACAACGACAACAACCACGACCACAACCACAACCACTAAACGACCCCGACCACCACCTGAAAAACCAGAGCCCACTTGTAAGCTCCCGATTGTTCCCGATCAGGACGTCGACTTTGATGCCGGGTATCGTTTCGGAACTGGTCCATTCAGTCATATTGAGTTCAACGAAATTCCGCAGAAGATCAAGAAACAATACGAATTTTCGCTTTCCTTTAAAACGGAATTCTCCGAAGGAGTACTCTTCTATGCTGCAGATTCTCGCCATACAGACTTCATCGCTCTGTACTTGCGTGAAGGAAAAGTTTTCCACTCATTCAACTGTGGCTCCGGATCGGCCAATATTAGCTCAGAGCGGAGATATGACGATAATGAATGGCACACCGTCCACTTCTCACGTTTCCACAACAAGGGCAAACTGGTCGTCGACAGCGAAGATGAAGTTCATGGGGAATCTGCTGGAAATACTCGAACCATGCAGGTTCAGGCGCCATTCTTCATCGGAGGTGTCTCTGGAGGCGAGCATTACGAGGATGTTGCGCTCAATCTGAAGATCGATAAGAACATTTTAGAACGTGATCAATTTGTTGGATGTATTATGGACATTCAGGCTTTCAACAGGCCTCTTGGAACACCATCCAACATTACGCAAACCATTCCGTGCTCGACGCAAATCGAGACCGGCATGTTCTTCGGCAAGGGCGGCGGTTTTGTGAAGCTAAGAGAAAAGTTCAAGGTAGGAACAGAACTAACCGTCAGCATGGATATTAAACCACGTGCAACGACTGGGTTGCTGATGTCTGTGCACGGAAAGCGTGCATTCTTCGTGTTGGAGCTGATTAATGGCAACATCAGCTTGACGGTTAACAATGGTGATGAACCGTTTACCGCCATGTACATCCCAGATCCTAGTGAAAATCTGTGCGATGGCCAATGGCGCACAATTACGGCGATAAAGTCGTTCTACGTTATAACCATCAAGGTTAATGACGTTAGCTCGAACCCGGCGATAGGAGATGCTCGTTCTGGCTCGACGGACACCACTCGGCCACTGTTCCTTGGCGGACATCCTCACCTTCAGAGG ATTCGAGGTCTTTCAGTACGTGAGCCATACCAGGGTTGCATCCGAAATGTGGTGATTCGCAACCAGCAAGAACAGATAACACCAAAAATGACGGTTGGAAATGTGCAAACCGGAGTTTGCCCAGTTATATAA